The [Eubacterium] siraeum genome contains a region encoding:
- a CDS encoding GntR family transcriptional regulator yields the protein MNIILSNSSNEPIYAQIEAQVKQQIMSGELSPGEALPSMRTLASQLRISVITTKRAYEELERDGFIENFAGKGCFVKRQNTDFLREEAVRQTEELLGKVCEKARICGLTADELKEMIDIIYGGE from the coding sequence ATGAATATCATTTTAAGCAACAGTTCAAACGAGCCGATTTATGCGCAGATTGAGGCTCAAGTTAAGCAGCAGATAATGAGCGGGGAGCTTTCGCCCGGGGAAGCTCTGCCGTCGATGAGAACGCTTGCGTCGCAGCTCAGGATAAGCGTTATCACGACAAAACGCGCCTACGAGGAGCTTGAGCGCGATGGTTTTATCGAGAACTTCGCCGGAAAGGGCTGCTTTGTAAAGCGGCAGAACACGGATTTTCTGCGTGAAGAAGCGGTTCGTCAGACCGAAGAGCTTCTGGGGAAAGTCTGCGAAAAGGCGAGGATTTGCGGTCTAACCGCAGATGAGCTTAAGGAAATGATTGACATTATTTACGGAGGGGAATGA
- a CDS encoding pilus assembly protein TadD has protein sequence MPIIISIVIFLILTMQTFFLGGTVWLGIVGMLLSAAGVVLSFVLKKRKKYLSNVSALAGIVISVVCCLFITSDSGTGTLRQKEILLGQMVSAETSENVEEKYADYIEAYGEDDSSALCLAQYYMRAEEADKSRSMLFKLKNKTSIDYYCTMAEWYNKFDKGNFSYVVSTLLDAVAEHPYWAKGHLMLGLSYYENNDNTSAIYYLKKAHLLDLSDGYSLCYLGVISYDRGSYKAAEKYLSDAKALAGKDSYLLSLVETYQECVAREVS, from the coding sequence ATGCCGATTATTATTTCAATTGTAATCTTTCTTATTCTGACAATGCAGACCTTCTTTCTGGGAGGTACTGTCTGGCTCGGAATTGTCGGAATGCTGCTGTCGGCGGCAGGAGTCGTATTGTCTTTCGTGCTTAAAAAGCGGAAGAAGTATCTTAGTAACGTATCGGCTCTTGCGGGAATTGTTATATCGGTTGTGTGCTGTTTATTTATTACATCAGACTCAGGCACGGGTACGCTGCGGCAAAAAGAGATACTTCTCGGGCAAATGGTCAGTGCCGAAACATCGGAGAACGTCGAAGAAAAATATGCTGATTATATCGAAGCTTACGGCGAGGACGATTCTTCCGCACTCTGTCTTGCACAATACTATATGCGAGCGGAAGAAGCGGATAAGAGCAGGTCGATGCTTTTTAAACTCAAGAATAAAACAAGCATAGATTATTATTGCACAATGGCAGAATGGTACAACAAATTCGATAAGGGCAATTTCTCTTATGTAGTCAGCACGCTGCTTGACGCAGTTGCCGAGCATCCGTACTGGGCAAAGGGGCATCTGATGCTGGGACTTTCCTATTACGAAAACAATGACAATACATCAGCAATATACTATTTGAAAAAAGCGCATCTTCTCGACTTGTCGGACGGTTATTCGCTGTGCTACCTTGGGGTAATCTCCTATGACAGAGGAAGCTATAAGGCGGCGGAGAAATATTTGTCGGACGCAAAGGCACTGGCAGGAAAAGACAGCTATCTGTTAAGTCTTGTCGAAACATATCAGGAATGCGTAGCAAGGGAGGTGTCATAA
- a CDS encoding GntR family transcriptional regulator gives MTKYEAVAQAIKNDIENGLYKEGQPIPTEELLTAQYDVSRQTIRKALSLLVEDNLILKRQGSGSVVRPKRLNPRTGKIAVVATYISDYIFPSQLRAVNDVLSENKYTAVLSATRNCVCNERAILEEILKNPVDGILIEGTKSAMPNPNFDLYEKLIEMDIPVVFFNGYYPSLSGTYSVCADNQAGGAELVRHLIERGHSKIAGFFKSDDIQGHQRYSGFISELFRNGLIIPDENVFWYITETKEDLFNNPKEVLNRLGDNTAVVCYNDEVAFGLIKCLLSAGRRVPEDVAVVSFDNSNLSRISPVTITSLSYEDRNIGRIAAQKLVDILNGKEVTSEVLPWTFIQKESS, from the coding sequence ATGACTAAATATGAAGCTGTTGCACAGGCAATTAAAAACGATATTGAAAACGGTTTGTATAAAGAGGGACAGCCGATTCCTACCGAGGAGCTGCTGACAGCTCAGTATGATGTGAGCCGTCAGACGATACGCAAGGCATTGTCGCTCCTTGTAGAGGACAATCTTATATTAAAGCGTCAAGGGAGCGGCTCGGTGGTACGGCCGAAGCGGCTTAATCCGAGGACAGGGAAGATAGCTGTGGTTGCAACATACATCAGCGACTATATTTTCCCGAGTCAGCTGCGGGCAGTGAATGATGTATTATCCGAAAACAAGTATACCGCTGTTCTTTCTGCGACACGCAACTGTGTTTGCAACGAGCGTGCGATACTTGAAGAAATACTCAAGAATCCCGTTGACGGAATACTGATAGAGGGTACAAAATCGGCTATGCCGAATCCTAATTTCGATTTGTATGAAAAACTGATAGAAATGGATATACCTGTAGTTTTTTTCAACGGATATTACCCGTCGCTCAGCGGCACATATTCTGTATGTGCGGATAATCAGGCAGGCGGTGCAGAGCTTGTGCGGCATCTTATTGAACGTGGTCACTCAAAAATCGCAGGCTTTTTCAAAAGCGATGACATTCAAGGTCATCAGCGGTATTCCGGCTTTATTTCGGAGCTGTTTCGCAACGGTCTGATAATCCCTGATGAGAATGTGTTCTGGTACATTACCGAAACAAAGGAGGATCTTTTCAATAATCCTAAGGAGGTATTGAATCGTCTTGGCGATAATACGGCAGTCGTATGCTATAACGATGAGGTGGCGTTCGGACTTATTAAGTGCCTGCTTTCAGCCGGCAGACGTGTTCCCGAGGACGTTGCCGTAGTCAGCTTTGACAACAGTAATCTTAGCCGGATCTCTCCGGTCACGATAACATCGCTTTCCTATGAGGACAGAAACATAGGCAGAATTGCGGCTCAGAAGCTCGTTGATATTCTGAACGGCAAGGAGGTTACGTCCGAGGTGTTGCCGTGGACTTTTATTCAGAAAGAAAGCTCATAA
- a CDS encoding ABC transporter permease: MMITFFAVTYFLCAFLISMFLNSVSSGVAGRLSDNAEIITVNQNHNSESALTYSDLGDILSKYKAVGAIKLVIEYNSGYALFDYEKTSSENSAPTAVIKPELEPYCMTINGRKTINFIGQNYTVSSINIYGGKDSDFILQSDKLSGSTVRFSGLTLIIDNKDKTPSVTESIKSDITGKNPDTNIRTDDISKIAGKGNLFTSGNIVIIIAILLIGLLILMNSGVFTWSWINSKRSEIMARRICGADDADIKKMIFINFLMISAVGILIGFIVTLLLTLIPAVSYYLGNIRISAGLISVAFILLIGGIISYSLSDKYSHEQVISLRRVL, encoded by the coding sequence ATGATGATAACATTCTTTGCCGTAACGTATTTTCTTTGCGCTTTTCTCATTTCCATGTTTTTAAATTCAGTAAGCTCAGGCGTCGCAGGCAGGCTTTCGGATAATGCGGAAATAATAACAGTCAATCAGAACCACAACTCCGAAAGCGCCCTTACCTACAGCGATTTAGGCGATATACTGTCAAAGTATAAAGCTGTCGGTGCAATAAAACTCGTAATCGAATACAATTCCGGCTACGCCCTGTTTGACTACGAAAAAACATCTTCTGAAAACAGCGCACCGACCGCCGTGATAAAGCCCGAACTTGAGCCGTACTGTATGACGATAAACGGAAGAAAAACGATAAACTTCATCGGACAGAATTACACCGTCAGCAGTATCAACATATACGGAGGTAAAGACAGCGATTTCATATTGCAGTCTGATAAGCTCAGCGGCAGCACGGTGCGGTTTTCGGGACTGACACTTATAATTGACAACAAAGATAAAACGCCCTCAGTCACCGAAAGCATAAAATCAGATATAACCGGGAAAAACCCCGATACCAATATCAGAACCGATGATATATCCAAGATAGCGGGAAAAGGCAATCTCTTTACATCAGGCAATATAGTTATCATCATTGCGATATTGCTTATCGGTCTGCTTATTCTTATGAATTCGGGCGTGTTCACATGGTCATGGATAAACTCCAAACGCTCCGAAATAATGGCTCGCCGTATATGCGGTGCAGATGATGCGGACATTAAAAAAATGATATTCATAAATTTCCTTATGATCTCCGCAGTCGGCATACTTATCGGCTTTATTGTCACACTGCTCCTTACTCTTATTCCTGCCGTTTCTTATTATCTCGGCAATATCAGAATTTCCGCAGGACTTATATCCGTAGCGTTCATCCTTCTTATCGGCGGTATAATTTCCTACAGTCTGAGTGACAAGTATTCGCACGAACAGGTCATTTCGTTAAGGAGAGTGTTATGA
- a CDS encoding tetratricopeptide repeat protein, with protein MKRIGEYFAGAYKNAFARWIFGITASLVILPDLIKTVLLCIKKESLAAGTVFIADVLCVVCAFVFAFFAVCSIGKTAKEAVAVWLKGCIPCIAALYGGKLLTVLFVKCFGTVGEFIGIAAGGILLGLSFYLLSCAVNSGIKRKVGRKLLLTAVCILLAIVFAYLLPYIFGLGVESAFAQKRVWCIKLIAELVFAVFCRAMIVPVLKFVCLGNLSKAGTDEQITSAQTKKSRLGYIPTAVGAAVLTICAVMTFPATVSSSDRLKAEYYSRTNTACYNLLGGNIITAVNDYREIQRELEIWEKIADGGWNDISESEIATNQMLAYLDTYANHTDDRLETMEKYYTAGYIKDTDFCFDMLAEYKNADELTAEQKNRRTEILTNLAANGIYVGGLPDVAENAAAMAEVIETAFSYQNSFEYAEMLAKMRVGVTNGTNIADSVGTGITYQLVSQAVEKALEAPEDFVWSYIAVMFYNNQEQHSLYLTADYSDDKRILAVVENFEKQFEKQLGKDITKEERLGIKKLVMQTYLRALALDKCADYGLEALKEFDNFFIRENTMYALLKTGRYDECLKLAKEVQDDTNPVPLYYAAAATLESGEFDASAEYVLELAKQVKTSEYPKKADELLHSYFSLLVVDTETTKAKYSLLSDEQINKLNSDEFLKNYLEAYVNACYPSYGGHSIYDDAYTQAMETALAAADRVISERGELCYPYYLKGVTHMQQKKYDEAVAAYKKAIDYKSDDPMIWYALYAAYEELEEWENAYTAAEIAIGLSPWFNYYSDYEGIGIHPYSYRDGAKAMIEKQHEASQKGGNE; from the coding sequence ATGAAAAGAATAGGAGAATATTTCGCAGGAGCATATAAAAATGCTTTTGCAAGGTGGATTTTCGGAATAACCGCATCGCTTGTCATTTTACCCGATCTGATAAAGACCGTTTTGCTTTGCATAAAGAAAGAATCGTTAGCGGCGGGTACGGTGTTTATTGCCGACGTGTTATGCGTTGTATGTGCATTCGTTTTCGCATTTTTTGCAGTTTGCTCAATCGGAAAAACGGCAAAGGAAGCTGTCGCAGTATGGCTTAAGGGCTGTATTCCCTGTATAGCGGCACTGTATGGCGGAAAACTCCTGACGGTGCTTTTTGTCAAGTGCTTCGGAACGGTCGGTGAATTTATAGGGATAGCCGCCGGCGGAATACTGCTCGGACTTTCGTTTTATCTGCTAAGCTGTGCTGTTAATAGCGGCATTAAACGAAAAGTCGGCAGAAAGCTGCTTTTGACAGCGGTATGCATATTGCTTGCAATCGTTTTTGCGTATCTTTTGCCGTATATTTTCGGGCTGGGTGTTGAATCGGCTTTCGCACAAAAACGGGTGTGGTGTATAAAGCTCATAGCCGAACTTGTCTTTGCGGTGTTCTGCCGGGCGATGATTGTTCCCGTACTTAAATTTGTGTGCCTCGGGAATCTGTCAAAGGCTGGAACGGATGAACAAATCACATCGGCACAAACGAAAAAATCAAGGCTTGGTTATATACCGACTGCTGTAGGTGCAGCGGTACTTACAATCTGTGCCGTGATGACTTTTCCCGCAACGGTTTCGTCTTCCGACAGGCTGAAGGCTGAATACTACAGCCGCACAAATACGGCGTGCTATAATCTGCTCGGAGGAAACATCATCACGGCAGTCAACGACTACAGGGAGATTCAGCGTGAGCTTGAGATATGGGAAAAAATAGCCGACGGCGGTTGGAATGATATTTCCGAGAGCGAGATAGCAACAAATCAGATGCTGGCTTATCTTGATACCTATGCCAACCACACAGATGACCGACTTGAAACTATGGAGAAGTATTATACGGCAGGCTATATAAAGGATACAGATTTCTGCTTTGATATGCTTGCAGAATATAAAAATGCCGATGAACTGACGGCTGAGCAGAAAAATCGCCGTACAGAAATACTGACGAATTTAGCGGCAAACGGAATATATGTCGGAGGACTGCCGGATGTTGCGGAAAATGCCGCAGCTATGGCAGAAGTGATTGAAACGGCTTTCTCTTACCAAAACAGCTTTGAATATGCCGAGATGCTCGCTAAAATGCGGGTAGGTGTTACAAACGGCACGAACATTGCCGATTCTGTCGGTACCGGTATCACCTATCAGCTTGTAAGCCAAGCTGTCGAAAAGGCACTGGAGGCTCCTGAGGACTTCGTATGGAGCTACATAGCGGTTATGTTTTATAACAATCAGGAGCAGCATTCGCTTTACCTCACTGCTGACTATTCGGATGATAAGAGGATTCTTGCTGTAGTCGAAAACTTTGAAAAACAGTTTGAAAAGCAGCTCGGAAAAGACATAACCAAAGAGGAACGGCTCGGTATCAAAAAGCTGGTCATGCAGACTTATCTTAGGGCATTGGCGCTTGACAAGTGTGCGGATTACGGCTTGGAAGCACTCAAGGAATTCGACAATTTCTTTATTCGTGAAAATACTATGTATGCGCTTTTAAAAACGGGACGGTACGATGAATGTCTTAAGCTCGCAAAAGAGGTACAGGACGATACAAACCCCGTTCCCCTCTATTATGCGGCGGCGGCAACGCTTGAAAGCGGAGAATTTGATGCTTCCGCAGAGTATGTACTGGAGCTTGCAAAGCAGGTAAAGACGAGTGAATATCCTAAAAAAGCGGACGAATTACTGCATTCCTACTTTTCCTTGCTGGTGGTGGATACCGAAACCACAAAAGCAAAGTACAGCCTTCTCAGCGATGAACAGATAAACAAGCTTAACAGTGACGAGTTCCTGAAGAATTATCTGGAGGCTTATGTCAATGCCTGCTACCCGTCTTACGGCGGTCATTCTATCTATGATGACGCCTATACACAGGCGATGGAAACGGCGCTTGCCGCTGCTGATCGGGTAATCTCAGAGCGTGGCGAGCTGTGTTATCCTTATTATCTCAAGGGCGTGACGCATATGCAACAGAAAAAATACGATGAAGCTGTGGCGGCTTACAAAAAAGCGATAGATTATAAGAGCGATGATCCGATGATATGGTATGCGCTTTATGCCGCATACGAGGAACTGGAGGAGTGGGAAAATGCCTATACCGCCGCAGAGATTGCTATCGGTCTTAGTCCGTGGTTCAATTATTACAGTGATTATGAGGGAATAGGTATCCATCCGTATTCATATCGTGATGGTGCGAAAGCAATGATAGAAAAGCAACATGAAGCATCGCAGAAAGGGGGAAATGAATAA
- a CDS encoding FGGY-family carbohydrate kinase: protein MTIQEKIQNAKTYLGIEFGSTRIKAVLIDDTFAPIASGSHEWQNRYENGVWTYSLDDITTGLQHCYAALTEDIRQKFGVTPTTYGAMGISGMMHGYMAFDKDDNLLVPFRTWRNTITEQAASELSELLCFNIPQRWSIAHLYQAILNGEEHVRHIAHINTLAGYIHYRLTGKRQVGIGEASGIFPVDSTDYNADYIKKVDEVLFAKGFSVKLAEVLPSVLNAGAKEAFLTADGAKLLDPTGTLQPGVPLCPPEGDAGTGMTATDSVLPQTGNVSAGTSIFAMLVLDKPLKGYYPEIDVVTTPCGAPVAMVHCNNCSSELDAWVKIFGEFAQLSGHPIAKPALYDMLYYHALTGDPDCGNTVVYNFLSGEPVAGAENGRPMYFRTPDGKFNLANLFRAEIYSTMAALKLGMDILFEKEQVSVEKITGHGGLFKTKGVAQQFLADGLGCAVSVMKTAGEGGAWGMALLAAYTVCGDGKSLSEFLDSEVFVGMESTTLQPEKNGAEGFAGFMENYKRGLAAQYAAAK, encoded by the coding sequence ATGACAATACAAGAGAAGATACAAAACGCAAAGACATATCTCGGAATCGAATTCGGTTCCACCAGAATAAAGGCAGTGCTTATAGACGACACATTTGCCCCGATCGCATCCGGCAGTCACGAGTGGCAGAACCGCTATGAAAACGGCGTGTGGACTTATTCCCTTGATGACATCACAACAGGTTTACAGCACTGTTATGCGGCACTTACAGAGGATATAAGGCAGAAGTTCGGAGTAACTCCGACTACCTACGGTGCAATGGGTATTTCCGGAATGATGCACGGTTATATGGCATTTGACAAGGACGATAACTTACTCGTTCCGTTCCGCACATGGCGTAACACTATCACAGAGCAGGCGGCATCCGAACTGTCAGAGCTGCTTTGCTTCAACATTCCACAGCGTTGGAGCATAGCTCATCTCTATCAGGCAATACTGAACGGCGAGGAACACGTCAGACATATCGCTCATATCAATACGCTTGCAGGCTATATCCACTACCGTCTTACCGGAAAGCGACAGGTCGGCATCGGCGAAGCGTCCGGCATCTTCCCTGTGGACAGCACCGATTACAACGCAGACTACATCAAAAAGGTTGATGAGGTGCTTTTTGCAAAAGGTTTCTCAGTAAAGCTGGCGGAAGTTCTCCCTTCAGTGCTTAACGCAGGTGCAAAGGAGGCATTTCTGACCGCCGACGGTGCTAAGCTGCTCGACCCGACAGGTACACTGCAGCCGGGAGTTCCCTTATGCCCTCCCGAAGGTGACGCAGGTACGGGAATGACAGCGACCGACAGTGTGCTTCCCCAAACCGGAAACGTATCGGCAGGCACCTCGATATTCGCTATGCTTGTTCTCGACAAGCCGCTTAAGGGCTACTACCCTGAAATTGACGTAGTGACTACTCCCTGCGGCGCTCCCGTTGCTATGGTGCATTGCAACAACTGCTCCTCCGAGCTTGACGCATGGGTGAAGATATTCGGTGAATTTGCTCAGCTCAGCGGTCACCCTATCGCAAAGCCCGCACTTTATGATATGCTGTATTATCACGCACTGACGGGCGACCCCGACTGCGGCAACACCGTTGTGTATAATTTTCTTTCAGGCGAGCCTGTTGCAGGAGCGGAAAACGGCAGACCGATGTATTTCCGCACTCCCGACGGAAAATTCAATCTTGCAAATCTGTTCCGTGCGGAAATATACTCTACTATGGCGGCACTGAAGCTCGGAATGGATATACTTTTTGAAAAGGAGCAGGTTTCCGTTGAAAAAATAACAGGACACGGCGGTCTGTTCAAGACAAAAGGAGTTGCACAGCAGTTCCTTGCCGATGGGCTGGGTTGTGCCGTTTCCGTTATGAAGACCGCCGGAGAGGGCGGCGCATGGGGAATGGCTCTGCTTGCGGCATATACTGTATGCGGCGACGGAAAATCACTGTCGGAATTCCTTGACAGCGAGGTATTCGTCGGTATGGAATCCACCACGCTTCAGCCTGAAAAGAACGGTGCAGAGGGTTTTGCAGGATTTATGGAAAACTACAAACGTGGACTTGCGGCACAATACGCAGCGGCAAAGTAA
- a CDS encoding helix-turn-helix transcriptional regulator, whose translation MNSILKKFRQSDAFNKENRVSRIKAVILMSLFTFTFLEAEFLFVDMISCTVSGDKSVNAQNYALGASVVGFALYPLYSRLCKKALQSVISIGAAVLSVVCLFLICRHSTYAFTLCMGLVLFLILGLFGSAVFYKSLCLLEDNTYIARLAGLSYMLGTLLQIANNNLIHIDIIEVAVLSLFILLLSVMLIRAEKNSIVPAFPKNEADEKTDKAGKEVVKISVLLVFLVAFMTCIFSTMDNAITLYHANGVVNIGQWPRILLALSGLAAGFLFDFGGRKYMSMIMYCVMILSTTCLVILRFAGPIMLGLVIFYLSAGFFVVFFTASFMEIARYSKTPELLSGVGRAVNNFVAVLISAGSLALLNSDNDIAIITIELILFVLASIAAFFYTNKRKTFFDELSSTGGDKLSDKEILKKLSVKFSLTPREAEVFGLLVNTEDGLQTIADNMYISRRTLERYVSAIYGKTGTKSRIGLVSLYNNI comes from the coding sequence ATGAACAGCATTTTGAAAAAATTCAGGCAAAGCGATGCCTTTAACAAGGAAAACAGGGTTTCCCGTATAAAAGCTGTCATATTGATGAGCCTGTTTACTTTTACCTTTTTGGAGGCTGAGTTTTTATTTGTTGATATGATTTCCTGCACCGTATCTGGCGATAAGTCGGTAAACGCTCAGAATTACGCTCTCGGTGCAAGCGTGGTGGGATTTGCTCTGTACCCTCTGTATTCAAGGCTTTGCAAAAAGGCTCTGCAATCTGTAATTTCTATTGGGGCTGCAGTGCTGTCGGTCGTTTGTCTTTTTCTGATATGCCGTCACAGCACTTACGCATTTACGTTGTGTATGGGGCTTGTGCTGTTTTTGATTCTCGGTCTGTTCGGAAGTGCGGTGTTTTATAAATCGCTGTGTCTGTTGGAGGATAACACTTATATTGCACGTCTTGCAGGCTTATCCTATATGCTCGGAACATTGCTCCAGATTGCTAATAATAACCTGATCCACATTGATATTATCGAAGTTGCGGTGCTTTCTTTGTTTATATTGCTACTGTCCGTTATGCTGATAAGAGCGGAAAAGAACAGCATCGTTCCTGCGTTCCCGAAAAACGAAGCTGACGAGAAAACCGATAAGGCGGGCAAAGAAGTCGTAAAAATCAGCGTTTTACTTGTCTTTTTGGTTGCGTTTATGACCTGTATTTTCAGCACAATGGATAATGCAATCACCCTTTATCACGCAAACGGTGTGGTGAATATCGGACAGTGGCCGAGAATACTCCTTGCACTCAGCGGACTTGCGGCAGGATTTTTGTTCGATTTTGGCGGCAGAAAGTATATGAGTATGATTATGTACTGCGTAATGATCCTGTCAACCACCTGCCTTGTTATTCTCAGATTTGCGGGGCCGATTATGCTGGGGCTGGTTATCTTTTATTTATCCGCAGGTTTCTTTGTTGTATTTTTTACCGCTTCTTTTATGGAGATTGCCCGTTATTCAAAAACTCCCGAACTTTTGTCGGGGGTTGGCAGAGCAGTCAATAATTTTGTCGCCGTGCTGATCTCGGCAGGTTCTCTTGCCCTTTTGAATTCGGACAATGACATTGCAATAATCACCATTGAGCTAATTTTATTTGTATTGGCAAGCATCGCCGCATTTTTCTATACCAATAAGAGAAAAACGTTTTTTGATGAGCTTTCCTCAACAGGCGGCGACAAACTGAGCGACAAAGAGATATTGAAAAAGCTGTCGGTAAAATTTTCGCTGACACCGAGAGAAGCCGAGGTGTTCGGGCTGTTGGTAAACACCGAGGACGGATTACAGACGATAGCAGACAATATGTACATATCAAGACGAACTCTTGAGCGGTATGTATCCGCCATATACGGAAAAACGGGAACTAAATCCCGTATCGGTCTTGTTTCTCTTTACAATAACATATAA
- the araD gene encoding L-ribulose-5-phosphate 4-epimerase, whose translation MLEKLKQEVLEANLLLPKYNLVTFTWGNVSAIDRESGLMVIKPSGVPYEEMTAEDMVVVELATGKTAEGKWKPSSDTPTHLELYRSFSAIGGVVHTHSRWATSFAQAGAGIQPMGTTQGDYFYGEIPCTRAMTPEEIHGEYEKETGKVIIETFNNIDPMTIPAVLVKSHGPFTWGKDAHEAVHNSVVLEEVAFMNYHAITIAPTAGRMQQELLDKHYLRKHGANAYYGQG comes from the coding sequence ATGTTAGAGAAATTAAAGCAGGAGGTACTTGAAGCCAATCTTCTGCTCCCGAAATACAACCTTGTAACGTTCACCTGGGGAAATGTTTCCGCAATTGACCGTGAGAGCGGATTGATGGTGATAAAACCCTCCGGTGTACCGTATGAGGAAATGACAGCCGAGGATATGGTGGTGGTCGAACTTGCAACAGGAAAAACAGCCGAAGGCAAGTGGAAGCCGTCCAGTGACACGCCTACTCATCTCGAGCTATATCGTTCCTTCTCAGCTATCGGAGGTGTCGTGCATACCCACAGCCGCTGGGCTACTTCGTTTGCTCAGGCAGGTGCAGGTATTCAGCCGATGGGCACAACACAGGGCGACTACTTTTATGGTGAAATACCCTGCACCCGTGCCATGACTCCCGAGGAGATTCACGGCGAGTACGAAAAAGAAACAGGAAAGGTCATAATCGAAACATTCAACAACATCGACCCTATGACTATCCCTGCGGTGCTTGTCAAAAGTCACGGTCCGTTCACCTGGGGCAAAGACGCACACGAGGCGGTGCATAATTCCGTAGTGCTTGAGGAAGTCGCATTTATGAATTACCACGCCATCACTATCGCACCCACTGCAGGAAGAATGCAGCAGGAGCTTCTTGACAAGCATTATCTGCGCAAGCACGGTGCAAACGCCTATTACGGACAAGGCTGA
- a CDS encoding ABC transporter ATP-binding protein codes for MCDYQNAIEISGLTKHYDGFTLDNVSFSVPVGSIMGFIGQNGAGKSTTIKAILNIIGVDGGEIKLLGKDYIKDEYEVKSQIAAVFDELPFYDKFNAVQINTLFRGLYKTWDSKTYFGYIERFGLPKKKKLKDFSKGMKMKLQIATALSHGAKLLIMDEATTGLDPVVRNEILDIFREYLQDETNSILMSSHITSDLEKIADCVTFIDKGKILLSGVKDEILENHGLIKCRKEELSEIAKEDYISARISDFGAEAMVSDREACHKKYPSLLIEKTTLEEIMLFYVNREKKEWN; via the coding sequence ATGTGCGATTATCAGAACGCAATTGAAATCAGCGGCTTAACGAAGCACTATGACGGATTCACGCTCGACAATGTGAGCTTTAGCGTGCCCGTTGGGAGCATAATGGGGTTTATCGGACAAAACGGCGCGGGAAAATCCACGACAATAAAGGCGATTTTGAATATCATCGGGGTTGACGGCGGCGAAATAAAGCTGCTCGGAAAAGATTACATTAAGGACGAATACGAGGTAAAATCGCAGATTGCTGCGGTTTTCGACGAGCTTCCGTTCTACGACAAATTCAACGCAGTGCAGATAAACACGCTGTTTCGCGGGCTTTACAAGACTTGGGACAGCAAAACGTACTTCGGTTATATAGAGCGTTTCGGACTGCCGAAAAAGAAAAAGCTGAAGGATTTCTCAAAGGGAATGAAAATGAAGCTGCAAATCGCAACGGCACTTTCGCACGGCGCAAAGCTGCTGATAATGGACGAGGCGACGACGGGGCTTGACCCTGTTGTAAGAAACGAAATTCTCGATATTTTCCGCGAGTATTTACAGGACGAAACTAACAGTATTCTTATGTCCTCGCATATAACAAGCGACCTTGAAAAAATCGCGGACTGCGTGACGTTTATCGACAAGGGAAAAATACTTCTTTCGGGCGTCAAGGACGAAATTCTGGAAAACCACGGCTTAATAAAGTGCCGAAAAGAGGAGCTTTCGGAGATTGCGAAAGAGGATTATATAAGTGCAAGAATAAGCGATTTCGGTGCGGAAGCAATGGTTTCGGACAGAGAAGCCTGCCATAAAAAATACCCTTCCCTGCTTATCGAAAAAACAACGCTCGAGGAAATAATGCTGTTTTATGTAAACCGTGAGAAAAAGGAGTGGAACTGA